In Desulfomonile tiedjei DSM 6799, a genomic segment contains:
- a CDS encoding iron-containing alcohol dehydrogenase, which translates to MSLVRMFQTTPRIVMGPGSLQRLGDEAKRIGATKVMMITDRGIVQCGIAEKAIQALESAGLSVVSFDGVEADPRYEIAVQAADRVKSSQADFIVGIGGGSSLDIAKVASILTTSSDPVNSYFGIDLVPRKGLPIILVPTTAGTGSEVTPIAILSDEGEKLKKGIVSPYLLPDVAILDPELTLGLPAAVTAATGMDALIHAVEAYTSRNAMWLTDMLAMEAMRLIARSIRTAFANGADVEARSRMLEGSLLAGIAFANAGVTAVHAFAYPIGAEFHIPHGVANSMMLAPVMEFNMLGNLPKFARMAELFGENTTGLSNRDAAMKSVDFLKTLAEDLKVPSRLSEYGIQDKDIPGLAQGVMKVTRLLANNPRELTLKDAEEIYRKVL; encoded by the coding sequence ATGAGCCTTGTCAGAATGTTCCAGACCACCCCGCGTATTGTTATGGGCCCCGGATCGTTACAGCGATTGGGAGATGAAGCGAAACGAATTGGTGCGACCAAAGTCATGATGATCACCGATCGCGGCATCGTACAATGCGGGATCGCTGAGAAGGCAATTCAGGCGCTCGAATCAGCCGGACTCTCGGTGGTTTCTTTCGACGGCGTTGAAGCCGATCCTCGCTATGAGATCGCTGTACAAGCAGCGGATCGGGTCAAGAGCAGTCAGGCTGATTTCATCGTAGGCATAGGCGGAGGATCTTCTCTGGATATAGCAAAAGTGGCATCGATTCTGACCACCAGTTCTGACCCGGTCAACTCCTATTTCGGGATCGATCTCGTTCCCCGGAAAGGACTGCCGATAATCCTGGTTCCGACTACAGCAGGTACGGGAAGCGAAGTGACTCCCATTGCGATCCTCTCAGACGAAGGCGAGAAGCTGAAAAAAGGTATTGTCAGCCCGTACCTTTTGCCCGACGTAGCAATTCTGGACCCGGAACTTACGCTTGGTCTTCCTGCCGCTGTTACGGCTGCAACCGGGATGGATGCACTTATTCATGCGGTGGAGGCATACACCTCCAGGAATGCTATGTGGTTGACGGACATGCTGGCAATGGAAGCAATGCGGTTGATCGCCAGGAGTATTCGCACAGCATTTGCCAATGGAGCGGATGTAGAAGCGAGATCCAGGATGCTTGAAGGCAGCCTCTTGGCAGGCATTGCTTTTGCCAATGCAGGAGTTACCGCTGTTCATGCTTTTGCCTATCCCATAGGCGCTGAATTCCATATACCTCATGGTGTCGCTAACAGCATGATGCTTGCTCCTGTCATGGAATTCAATATGCTGGGTAACCTGCCTAAATTTGCACGTATGGCCGAACTCTTCGGTGAAAACACAACCGGTTTGAGCAATCGCGATGCGGCTATGAAGTCGGTTGATTTTCTCAAGACACTGGCTGAGGACCTGAAGGTCCCTTCCCGGCTCAGTGAATACGGAATTCAGGACAAGGATATCCCGGGACTCGCTCAAGGGGTGATGAAGGTCACTCGTTTGCTGGCCAACAATCCCCGTGAACTGACGCTCAAAGATGCAGAAGAAATATACCGAAAAGTGCTCTAA
- a CDS encoding ABC transporter ATP-binding protein: MSYILEAAGLNTFYGRSHILFDVSLAVSSGETVCLMGRNGAGKTTTFRSLIGLTPVKLGKVMIKGKDCSRLPAYKRARLGIGFVPEDRRILGPFTVRENLGLGRIPGRSGIWNEETVLEQFPLLVHLMDRLGGTLSGGEQQLLTIARALISNPDVLLLDEPTEGLAPVVVAVLKDLVLNLKKAGITILLSEQNIRFATSVSDRAVVIDKGHVVFTGTMEEFKREESVQKKYLAV; this comes from the coding sequence ATGAGCTACATTCTCGAAGCAGCAGGACTGAACACGTTTTACGGACGCAGCCACATTCTTTTCGATGTGAGCCTTGCAGTATCATCCGGAGAGACTGTTTGTCTCATGGGGCGAAACGGCGCCGGAAAAACCACCACATTCAGGTCACTCATCGGACTCACACCCGTGAAACTCGGCAAAGTAATGATAAAGGGGAAGGATTGCTCCCGTTTGCCCGCGTACAAGCGAGCACGCCTGGGTATTGGCTTTGTTCCGGAAGACCGCCGTATTCTCGGGCCGTTCACTGTTCGGGAGAATCTGGGACTAGGGCGAATCCCCGGGCGCTCAGGGATTTGGAACGAGGAAACCGTCCTTGAACAGTTCCCGCTTCTCGTTCACTTGATGGACCGACTCGGAGGAACTCTCTCGGGTGGCGAACAGCAGCTCCTGACCATTGCTCGAGCCCTCATAAGCAATCCCGATGTGCTGCTGCTCGATGAACCTACCGAAGGTCTGGCCCCGGTTGTGGTGGCGGTCCTGAAAGATCTCGTGCTGAATCTCAAAAAAGCCGGTATCACCATTCTGCTTTCGGAACAGAATATCAGGTTTGCAACGAGCGTTTCGGATCGCGCGGTGGTCATCGACAAGGGACATGTCGTGTTCACCGGTACCATGGAAGAATTCAAGAGGGAAGAATCGGTTCAGAAGAAGTATCTCGCCGTTTAG
- a CDS encoding ABC transporter ATP-binding protein produces the protein MEPVLVLDQLDKSFGGLTVTYNVSFSVMPGEISAIIGPNGAGKTTLFNQITGNLLPDKGRILFKNEQITGLRPQEIVARGMGRSFQITSIFPEESVLENVRISCLSRRKEVLNPFRNVARFKEATDQAYFILESLGLAKHAERPAFELAHGDQKLLDIGIALGLEPQLLLLDEPTAGMSPDERQLTRDLIKRLWEEFNLTLIFIEHDMDIVFGIAQIVRVLQLGRLLAEGPPEEIRNNPEVITAYLGEEVR, from the coding sequence ATGGAACCGGTGCTCGTATTGGACCAATTGGATAAATCCTTCGGCGGCTTGACCGTGACGTACAACGTGAGCTTCTCGGTAATGCCGGGCGAAATATCGGCAATCATCGGGCCGAACGGAGCAGGCAAAACGACACTGTTCAATCAGATCACGGGCAACCTTCTTCCCGACAAGGGGAGGATACTCTTCAAGAATGAACAGATAACCGGTCTACGTCCCCAGGAGATTGTTGCTCGCGGCATGGGACGTTCGTTCCAGATCACTTCCATATTTCCGGAAGAATCGGTTCTCGAAAACGTGAGGATCTCCTGTTTATCAAGACGAAAAGAAGTGCTGAATCCCTTCAGGAATGTGGCGAGATTCAAAGAAGCAACCGATCAGGCCTATTTCATCCTTGAAAGCCTGGGGCTGGCGAAACACGCTGAAAGACCGGCTTTCGAGTTGGCTCATGGAGATCAAAAACTCCTGGATATAGGCATCGCTCTCGGCCTGGAACCTCAGCTTCTGCTTCTCGATGAACCTACTGCGGGAATGTCTCCCGACGAAAGACAACTCACACGAGATCTGATCAAGCGATTATGGGAAGAGTTCAATCTCACTTTGATCTTCATCGAGCACGATATGGATATCGTTTTCGGTATAGCCCAGATCGTTCGAGTTTTGCAGTTGGGGAGACTTCTGGCCGAGGGACCGCCTGAGGAGATTCGGAACAATCCCGAGGTCATTACTGCTTACCTTGGGGAGGAAGTCCGATGA
- a CDS encoding branched-chain amino acid ABC transporter permease, whose product MEIRNNYKEIVFWAILFVIFGSLPIIGSSSYHLMLASHILLWGLFAVAFNMLWGVTGMLSFGQALYFGLGGYAVGLMVRHVGDAWFVPGIGLGLIAAAILSLAIGLLIIRVSGVFFTVLTLAFGQLVWQITFRWYEFTGGDDGIQGIIPPGILSNKVTYYYVTLVIVIASIWLLRRISLSPLGVLLRCVRQNPNRVSFIGQSVRYSQLRIYMVSSVFSALAGSLMAGIDNSIHTDMLYWTTSGEVILMSVLGGIGQFFGPLIGTAVFIVIQEFVGAKTEYWPLIIGLIMMTMVLLFPRGLVGEFQALKTRLQSRMVADRG is encoded by the coding sequence ATGGAGATCAGGAACAATTACAAAGAAATCGTCTTCTGGGCTATTCTTTTCGTCATCTTCGGTTCGCTTCCGATAATCGGCTCTTCCAGTTACCATTTGATGCTCGCGAGCCACATTCTGCTTTGGGGATTGTTTGCTGTCGCTTTCAACATGCTCTGGGGCGTAACGGGAATGCTTTCGTTCGGTCAAGCGCTCTACTTCGGACTCGGTGGATATGCTGTCGGTCTGATGGTGCGTCATGTCGGCGACGCCTGGTTTGTTCCCGGTATCGGTCTGGGGTTGATTGCTGCGGCCATCTTGTCGCTCGCCATAGGGCTCTTGATCATCCGGGTGAGCGGTGTTTTCTTCACGGTGCTCACTCTGGCATTCGGGCAATTGGTCTGGCAGATCACGTTCAGATGGTATGAATTCACGGGTGGAGATGACGGAATTCAAGGGATTATCCCACCTGGCATTTTGTCCAACAAAGTGACTTATTACTACGTCACTCTTGTAATAGTGATTGCATCTATTTGGCTTCTCAGACGTATATCGCTCTCGCCTCTGGGTGTGCTCTTACGATGCGTGCGCCAGAACCCAAATAGGGTATCCTTCATCGGTCAGAGTGTCCGTTACTCGCAACTCAGAATCTACATGGTATCATCGGTCTTTTCAGCTCTCGCGGGGAGCCTCATGGCCGGAATCGACAATTCCATTCACACCGATATGCTGTACTGGACCACTTCCGGCGAAGTCATTCTCATGTCCGTCCTGGGGGGAATCGGTCAATTCTTTGGACCGTTAATCGGTACCGCGGTGTTCATAGTAATACAGGAATTTGTCGGTGCCAAAACCGAATACTGGCCTCTCATTATAGGTTTGATCATGATGACCATGGTCCTCTTGTTTCCGAGGGGTTTGGTGGGAGAGTTTCAGGCGTTGAAAACCAGACTGCAGTCCCGAATGGTTGCCGATAGGGGTTAA
- a CDS encoding branched-chain amino acid ABC transporter permease — protein MDLSFLAVQLISGLSLATLLFLVASGLTLIFGVGNVFNFAHGSFYMLGAYLAYQTIAAYSANFWLATLAAGIGAGVAGMIAESLFLRRIYGRAEEGGFQILLTYSFILVIDDLVKIIWGTEYKTILRPEGLRGSVELFGITLPSYNLAIIGIGFVLVVVAWFILGRTRPGRIARATALDREMMNAMGVNVPLTMTLVFGIATMLGGFAGALAAPLRSVTPGAGIEVIIDSLIVVVIGGMGNFWGAWFGALILGEVIAFAVVFVPEWASVVSYVVMVLTLIFKPEGLFAPRSVRKV, from the coding sequence ATGGACCTCTCATTCTTGGCGGTACAGTTAATCAGCGGGCTGAGTCTGGCCACTCTCCTCTTTCTCGTGGCAAGCGGCCTCACTCTCATATTCGGTGTGGGTAACGTCTTCAACTTTGCTCATGGTTCTTTCTACATGCTTGGCGCTTATTTGGCATATCAGACTATTGCCGCATACAGTGCCAATTTCTGGCTGGCAACGCTAGCGGCAGGAATCGGGGCCGGGGTTGCCGGGATGATTGCGGAGTCTCTCTTTCTTCGGAGGATTTACGGCCGTGCAGAAGAAGGCGGCTTTCAGATACTCCTGACGTATTCATTCATACTTGTTATAGACGATCTCGTAAAAATCATCTGGGGGACCGAGTACAAGACCATTCTGAGACCCGAAGGATTGAGAGGATCGGTAGAGCTTTTCGGGATCACCCTACCCTCTTACAATCTTGCAATCATTGGCATCGGATTCGTACTGGTTGTTGTTGCGTGGTTCATCCTTGGACGAACTCGTCCTGGAAGGATAGCAAGAGCGACTGCATTGGATAGAGAGATGATGAACGCCATGGGCGTGAACGTTCCGCTTACCATGACGCTGGTATTCGGAATTGCCACCATGCTGGGAGGTTTTGCAGGAGCTCTTGCGGCGCCTCTTCGTTCCGTTACTCCGGGGGCAGGAATAGAGGTAATTATCGATTCACTCATTGTAGTGGTTATCGGAGGAATGGGGAATTTCTGGGGCGCATGGTTCGGCGCCTTAATCCTGGGCGAAGTCATTGCGTTTGCGGTGGTTTTTGTTCCCGAATGGGCTTCTGTGGTCAGCTATGTTGTCATGGTGCTCACTCTGATATTCAAGCCTGAGGGCCTCTTCGCTCCTCGAAGTGTGAGAAAGGTGTAG
- a CDS encoding ABC transporter substrate-binding protein, with the protein MRKHRFLGIVLVAVLAFILVPFAQAQEKIVKIGSLFPMTGRAGLYGLDSVDAAEMAVEEINAKGGVAGYKLEFINTDSKAKPADAVRIAKRYIDEDKVHFLFGVVSSAVGLALTEVSKQNKKIFIGTDHASTQLTVDKFQPYYFRVSNNTFQSMAAGALYLKELAQTKPWTTIAYVGPDYAYGHDQWNELKYNLDRFGVKYKIVGEYWPKLFAPDYTPFITSIIKDKPDVLISGLWGGDSVAFIKQATPYGLFEKTLFCSPDAGGNYEVMSATGAELPLGLVLSARHHNNWPDTAANKEYVQKFFKKTGRYPTYAAEGAYAGILAIAQAVEKVGNPDDADKLVKALEGMKIQLPEDPEGFTSYIDPATHQIVQVQAVGVTVANDQFPPAKRMLGEWKIYKAEDLLPPKEYIESKQKK; encoded by the coding sequence ATGCGCAAGCACAGGTTTCTGGGGATCGTACTGGTGGCCGTGTTGGCTTTCATTCTCGTGCCGTTCGCACAGGCGCAGGAAAAGATTGTTAAGATCGGCTCCCTGTTTCCCATGACGGGACGGGCCGGTTTGTACGGTCTCGACTCCGTGGATGCCGCTGAAATGGCGGTGGAGGAGATCAACGCCAAAGGAGGGGTCGCAGGTTACAAGCTGGAATTCATCAACACCGACAGCAAAGCAAAGCCTGCCGATGCTGTTCGTATTGCAAAACGTTACATCGATGAAGACAAGGTCCACTTCCTGTTCGGAGTCGTAAGCTCTGCAGTGGGACTCGCACTTACCGAGGTCTCCAAACAAAACAAGAAAATATTCATCGGAACCGACCACGCCTCCACCCAGCTTACGGTTGACAAGTTTCAGCCCTATTATTTCCGTGTTTCCAATAACACGTTTCAGTCCATGGCAGCAGGCGCCCTGTATCTCAAAGAGCTTGCCCAGACGAAACCCTGGACGACCATAGCGTATGTCGGTCCTGACTATGCATATGGGCATGACCAGTGGAACGAACTCAAGTACAACCTCGACAGATTCGGTGTGAAATACAAAATCGTCGGAGAATACTGGCCGAAACTGTTCGCTCCGGATTATACACCCTTTATTACTTCAATTATCAAGGATAAACCTGATGTTCTGATATCCGGCTTGTGGGGCGGAGACTCTGTTGCCTTCATCAAACAAGCTACCCCGTACGGGCTTTTTGAGAAGACACTGTTCTGTTCACCGGATGCGGGAGGCAATTACGAGGTCATGAGCGCCACAGGAGCTGAATTGCCTCTTGGGCTGGTCTTGAGCGCCCGACATCACAATAACTGGCCCGATACTGCCGCGAACAAAGAATACGTCCAAAAGTTCTTCAAGAAAACCGGCCGTTATCCCACCTATGCAGCCGAGGGTGCATACGCAGGAATCCTTGCCATCGCCCAGGCGGTAGAAAAAGTCGGAAATCCCGATGATGCCGATAAACTGGTTAAAGCACTCGAAGGAATGAAGATCCAACTCCCTGAAGATCCTGAAGGGTTCACTTCCTACATTGATCCTGCAACACACCAGATCGTTCAGGTGCAAGCAGTCGGGGTCACGGTTGCAAACGACCAGTTCCCACCGGCAAAGCGGATGCTCGGCGAATGGAAAATCTACAAAGCGGAAGACCTGCTGCCGCCCAAAGAATACATCGAGTCGAAACAGAAGAAATAA
- a CDS encoding class I adenylate-forming enzyme family protein: MNSIYQQRPWLRLYPDWVPHDIDAEAATAIGDFLKTAKRIPEAPAIFYFDEAISYGDVDGWSDSLAAAFHDMGLRSGDRIIVDLQNIPQFLIGAYAAWKIGAIVVPVNPMYKETELAYFCMDSGAKIFLTLDEIARNLNLSFLNGTRIENIITTSALDFLNPDSPLPEILKSCTKSAVQGCRDLRELLDEYKGKRVDVHQSTPDSVAYLTYTSGTTGQPKGAMNTQGNIAFSARVYKMMMRMDSTDVVLGVAPLFHVTGEVAHTAVAALVGIPVVLSYRFDARETLRLIEHWKATMTVASITVYIAWMNTPEIRQRDLSSFCKAYSGGAPVSSAQVDQFHALTGCYLHNVYGMTETSSPSHIVPLGTKAPVDPDTGALSVGLPVPNAVSKICDSDDCLHELSPNEIGEIVNRGPMIIAGYWQRPEETSHAIKEGWLYTGDVGKMDENGWFYVVDRKKDLIIASGFKVWPRDVEDVIYQHPGVKETAVIGVPDEYRGETVKAFVALKPGFETSVTPEEIVIFCKSRMAAYKYPRVVEFVPEIPKTLTGKFLRRALRK, encoded by the coding sequence ATGAATTCGATTTATCAGCAACGCCCCTGGTTACGCTTGTACCCCGATTGGGTTCCGCACGATATTGATGCTGAGGCAGCCACGGCTATCGGGGATTTCCTGAAAACAGCCAAGCGCATTCCGGAAGCTCCAGCCATATTCTATTTCGATGAAGCGATTTCCTATGGCGACGTGGATGGCTGGTCTGACAGCCTTGCGGCGGCATTCCATGACATGGGGCTCAGGAGTGGAGATCGTATCATTGTGGATCTCCAGAATATTCCGCAATTCCTTATCGGAGCATATGCTGCCTGGAAGATCGGCGCCATTGTGGTTCCGGTGAACCCCATGTACAAGGAAACCGAGCTTGCCTATTTCTGCATGGATTCCGGAGCGAAGATCTTCCTTACTCTCGATGAAATCGCCAGAAACCTGAATCTATCCTTTCTTAATGGCACACGAATTGAAAACATCATAACGACCTCTGCTTTGGACTTCCTGAATCCTGATTCGCCTCTACCCGAGATACTGAAGAGCTGCACAAAGAGTGCTGTTCAGGGATGCCGCGATTTAAGGGAACTCCTTGACGAATACAAAGGGAAACGAGTTGATGTTCACCAATCGACTCCCGATTCGGTCGCATATCTCACCTATACCTCGGGAACCACCGGCCAGCCCAAAGGTGCAATGAATACGCAGGGAAACATTGCCTTCAGTGCCAGGGTTTACAAGATGATGATGCGCATGGACAGCACTGATGTGGTGCTCGGCGTAGCGCCTCTGTTCCATGTTACCGGTGAAGTGGCACATACTGCGGTGGCAGCACTGGTGGGGATTCCGGTTGTCCTTTCTTACAGGTTTGATGCTCGTGAGACACTTCGGCTTATCGAACACTGGAAAGCAACTATGACCGTAGCTTCCATAACCGTGTACATCGCGTGGATGAACACTCCGGAAATCAGACAACGGGATCTTTCCAGTTTCTGTAAAGCGTACAGCGGCGGAGCACCTGTTTCCAGCGCACAGGTGGATCAGTTCCACGCACTGACAGGATGTTATCTGCACAATGTGTATGGTATGACGGAAACCAGTTCACCGTCTCATATTGTGCCACTCGGGACGAAAGCCCCTGTGGACCCGGACACCGGCGCTCTATCTGTGGGGCTCCCGGTTCCCAATGCAGTCTCGAAAATCTGCGATTCCGATGATTGCCTTCATGAGCTTTCACCAAACGAAATTGGCGAAATCGTGAACCGCGGCCCCATGATTATTGCCGGATACTGGCAACGTCCTGAGGAGACAAGCCATGCCATAAAGGAAGGATGGCTCTATACCGGCGATGTGGGCAAGATGGACGAAAACGGGTGGTTTTACGTGGTAGACAGAAAAAAGGATTTGATCATCGCGTCAGGATTCAAGGTGTGGCCTCGAGACGTGGAAGACGTCATCTATCAACATCCCGGAGTAAAGGAAACAGCAGTGATCGGCGTTCCGGATGAATACCGCGGAGAGACGGTCAAAGCGTTCGTGGCATTAAAACCCGGATTTGAGACTTCCGTAACCCCCGAAGAGATAGTCATATTCTGCAAGAGTCGAATGGCGGCATATAAGTATCCACGTGTAGTGGAGTTCGTTCCTGAAATTCCCAAAACCTTAACCGGTAAATTCCTCAGGAGAGCACTGAGAAAGTGA